A stretch of Miscanthus floridulus cultivar M001 chromosome 13, ASM1932011v1, whole genome shotgun sequence DNA encodes these proteins:
- the LOC136502083 gene encoding probable L-type lectin-domain containing receptor kinase S.5, with protein MAAARFLVHLLLLAAASAVAAASTSLSTNATAAPGVSCGGNVTGFSFSRFVSANRVVNVTVLGDANINQGALQITPDSLNDAATYLTHKSGRVLYATPFKLWHRDKATNATGGGKRVASFSTVFTVNVFRPNGTEPAEGFAFVIAPSADVPPTGSSGGYLGLTNAATDGNATNRIVAVELDTEKQAYDPDDNHVGLDVNSVVSVATVSLTPLGIEISPVVPVKYDVWVDYDGAARRIAVRMAVSGKAKPRRAVLDAPLDLGETVAEWSYFGFAASTGHKYQLNCVLAWNMTLEKLPCDDGDGGGKRRTLGLAIGVPVGVVAVVSAAVLAYVCVVERRKVHGDDGNSSSAITGTMIRSLAGGPREFEYREIRKATNNFDEKMKLGQGGYGVVYRGVVVGDHTSPGGAGSAVEVAVKKFSRASTQGQNDFLAELSIINRLRHKHLVRLVGWSHDNGELLLVYEFMPNGSLDQHLFSPAPGRQLLGWELRYNIVKGVASALHYLHDEYDQRVVHRDLKASNIMLDAAFSARLGDFGLARAIETDKTSYMEEAGGGVHGTVGYIAPECFHTEKATRESDVYAFGAVVMEVVCGRRPRCDIEGFHFLVDWVWRLHRDGRALEAVDARLDVPFDADQAERLILLGLACSHPNPAERPKTPAILQILLGSIPPPVVPPFKPSFVWPATDGGLDTMSTTAGTTTSQLSLTSASTWSGNFMKGSLKHAFEQEGTDSLA; from the exons ATGGCCGCCGCCCGTTTCCTCGTACACCTGCTCCTCTTAGCCGCCGccagcgccgtcgccgccgcctctACCTCACTCTCCACCAATGCCACCGCGGCCCCTGGCGTCAGCTGCGGCGGCAACGTCACCGGGTTCAGCTTCTCCCGGTTCGTCAGCGCGAACCGCGTCGTCAACGTGACGGTGCTCGGCGACGCCAACATCAACCAGGGCGCGCTCCAGATCACGCCGGACTCGCTCAACGACGCCGCCACCTACCTCACCCACAAGTCTGGCCGCGTGCTCTATGCCACCCCGTTCAAGCTCTGGCACCGCGACAAGGCCACCAACGCCACCGGCGGGGGCAAGCGGGTCGCGTCCTTCAGCACCGTCTTCACCGTCAACGTGTTCCGGCCCAACGGCACGGAGCCCGCGGAAGGGTTCGCGTTCGTGATCGCGCCGTCCGCGGACGTGCCGCCCACGGGGAGCTCCGGCGGGTACCTCGGCCTGACCAACGCGGCCACCGACGGCAACGCCACGAACCGGATCGTCGCTGTGGAGCTCGACACCGAGAAGCAGGCGTACGACCCGGACGACAACCACGTCGGGCTCGACGTCAACAGCGTCGTCTCCGTCGCCACCGTCTCGCTGACGCCGCTCGGCATCGAGATCTCGCCCGTCGTCCCCGTCAAATACGACGTCTGGGTCGACTACGACGGCGCCGCGCGCCGCATTGCGGTGCGCATGGCCGTGTCGGGGAAGGCGAAGCCCCGGCGCGCGGTCCTCGACGCGCCGCTGGACCTCGGGGAGACCGTGGCCGAGTGGTCCTACTTCGGGTTCGCGGCGTCGACGGGGCACAAGTACCAGCTCAACTGCGTGCTCGCGTGGAACATGACGCTGGAGAAGCTCCCGTGCGACGACGGCGATGGCGGTGGCAAGAGACGGACGCTCGGGCTCGCCATCGGAGTGCCCGTGGGTGTCGTCGcggtggtcagcgccgccgtccTGGCGTACGTGTGCGTGGTGGAGCGTCGGAAGGTGCACGGCGACGAcggcaacagcagcagcgccATCACCGGCACCATGATCCGGAGCCTCGCCGGCGGGCCGCGGGAGTTCGAGTACCGCGAGATCCGCAAGGCCACCAACAACTTCGACGAGAAGATGAAGCTGGGGCAGGGCGGGTATGGGGTCGTGTACCGGGGCGTGGTGGTCGGCGACCACACCAGCCCCGGCGGCGCCGGGAGCGCCGTCGAGGTGGCCGTCAAGAAGTTCTCCCGCGCCAGCACGCAGGGCCAGAACGACTTCCTCGCCGAGCTCAGCATCATCAACCGCCTCCGCCACAAGCACCTCGTCCGTCTCGTCG GGTGGAGCCACGACAATGGCGAGTTGCTGCTGGTGTACGAGTTCATGCCGAACGGGAGCCTGGACCAGCACTTGTTCAGCCCTGCTCCAGGCCGGCAGCTGCTGGGGTGGGAGCTCCGGTACAACATCGTCAAGGGCGTGGCGTCGGCGCTGCACTACCTGCACGACGAGTACGACCAGCGCGTGGTGCACCGGGACCTCAAGGCCTCCAACATCATGCTGGACGCCGCCTTCAGCGCGCGCCTGGGCGACTTCGGCCTGGCGCGCGCCATCGAGACCGACAAGACGTCGTACATGgaggaggccggcggcggcgtgcACGGCACCGTCGGGTACATCGCGCCCGAGTGTTTCCACACCGAGAAGGCGACGCGCGAGTCCGACGTCTACGCGTTCGGCGCCGTCGTGATGGAGGTGGTGTGCGGCCGCCGCCCGCGCTGCGACATCGAGGGCTTCCACTTCCTCGTCGACTGGGTGTGGCGCCTCCACCGCGACGGCCGCGCGCTGGAGGCCGTCGACGCGCGGCTCGACGTCCCGTTCGACGCCGACCAGGCGGAGCGGCTGATCCTGCTGGGGCTCGCGTGCAGCCACCCGAACCCCGCCGAGCGGCCCAAGACGCCGGCCATCCTGCAGATCCTGCTCGGGTCCATACCGCCGCCGGTGGTGCCGCCGTTCAAGCCGTCCTTCGTGTGGCCGGCGACCGATGGGGGGCTGGACACCATGTCGACCACGGCGGGCACCACGACCAGCCAGCTCAGCTTGACGTCGGCGTCCACGTGGAGCGGCAACTTCATGAAAGGCAGCCTGAAGCACGCGTTCGAGCAAGAAGGCACCGATTCCTTGGCGTAA
- the LOC136501248 gene encoding BTB/POZ and MATH domain-containing protein 3-like: MSKRRRLAGLEGQTIDSTVHEFSVYYGCSKGFNSIHSQLVSAGGHMWRVSFFLCGEHESGQAEYLNLSIRFKLVSDSGGVYAMFETFLLHMNGQPRHVAAGTSSIRPFLSGLHLFQTDYPECGCQHNILRTDLEREYVTDGYLTFLCVVMVVCDRSIHVPASDIGKHFGSLLDSSDGTDVSFVIGTVTFHAHRAVLAARSPVFKAELLGPMAESTMSSITLHDIAPTTFRAMLRFVYTDAFPGGDELGDSPSEMVQHLLAAADRFALDRLKLMCAQKLWEGVSVDTVAGILTCAEMYSCLELKNKCIDFFASEENFKKAVLTRGYVQLVQEFPSIIDELRQRIGL, encoded by the exons A TGAGCAAGCGACGCCGGTTGGCTGGGCTGGAGGGGCAGACCATTGATTCCACTGTGCACGAATTCAGTGTATACTATGGGTGCAGCAAGGGCTTCAACTCCATCCACTCCCAACTCGTCTCCGCTGGTGGCCACATGTGGCGGGTTAGCTTCTTTCTGTGTGGGGAACATGAGTCTGGCCAGGCTGAGTACCTCAATCTCAGTATCCGCTTTAAGCTGGTGAGTGATTCCGGAGGCGTCTATGCCATGTTTGAGACATTCTTACTGCACATGAATGGGCAGCCACGTCATGTGGCTGCAGGAACATCTTCCATTCGTCCGTTCCTAAGTGGCCTTCATCTGTTCCAAACTGACTATCCTGAATGTGGCTGTCAGCACAACATTTTACGGACTGATCTGGAGAGAGAGTACGTGACAGATGGATATTTAACCTTTTTATGTGTCGTCATGGTTGTTTGTGACAGATCTATTCATGTGCCGGCTTCAGACATTGGAAAACATTTTGGCTCACTGTTGGATAGCTCAGACGGGACAGATGTCTCGTTCGTCATTGGAACTGTGACATTCCATGCACACCGAGCGGTGCTTGCTGCCCGTTCGCCGGTTTTCAAAGCCGAGCTCCTTGGTCCTATGGCTGAGTCTACAATGTCCTCCATCACCCTACACGACATTGCCCCTACAACATTCAGAGCCATGCTTCGGTTTGTTTACACAGATGCCTTCCCAGGAGGTGATGAGCTTGGGGACTCTCCTTCTGAGATGGTGCAGCATCTGCTAGCTGCGGCTGACCGGTTCGCATTGGACCGGCTTAAGCTTATGTGTGCACAGAAATTGTGGGAAGGGGTGTCTGTCGATACGGTTGCTGGGATCTTAACTTGTGCTGAAATGTACAGCTGCCTAGAGTTGAAGAACAAGTGCATTGACTTCTTTGCATCTGAGGAGAATTTCAAGAAGGCTGTGTTGACCAGGGGTTATGTGCAGTTGGTTCAGGAGTTCCCTTCAATTATTGATGAGTTACGACAGAGGATTGGGTTATGA